The genome window ACCGGCCTCGTCATCGTGCGGCGGGACCCGGTGGCGGTGGCCAAGGCCCTGTCCGCCTTCACCCGCACCAACCCCGCGCTCACGGTGAAGGCCGGGGTCATCGATGGCCAGATTCTGGAGCCGCGGGAGCTACGGGCGGTGGCCGACCTCCCGTCGCGGGAGGCGCTCCGGAGTCAGCTGATCGGCGCCGTCCAGGGGCCGATGGGGCAGCTGGTGGGGCTCCTCACGGCCCCGCATCGCGAGCTGGTCCACGTTCTCGCGGAACGTGGCAAGGCCGCCTCGGGCGATGACGCGACCCAAATGGCCGGCGAATCTCACACCACGACGGAGGGATAGATGGCGACCAGGATCGAGGAGATCGCGGAGCAGCTGGACCACTTGACCTTGCTGGAAGCGGCCCAGCTCTCGAAGCTCTTGCAGGAGAAGTGGGGAGTGTCGGCGGCGCCGGCCGCGGTGGCGGCTGGTCCTGGCGGGGCCGGGGCCGGGGCGGCGCCGGCGGCGGTCGAGGAGGAGAAGACCGAGTTCGACCTGGTCCTCACCGGCGCCGGTGAGAAGAAGATCCAGGTGATCAAGGTCGTTCGTGAGCTCACCGGACTGGGCCTGAAGGAAGCCAAGGCGGTCGTCGACGAGGCGCCCAAGCCGGTGAAGGAAAAGGTGTCCAAGACCGAAGCCGAGGACATGAAGAAGAAGCTCGAGGAGGTCGGCGCCTCCGTCGAGATCAAGTAGCCGCCATGCCGATACCCGTCGCAGCCCGGTGTCCTCGGCCCTCGCCGCACCTCGACGTATGCGGCATACGGCTCGGTGCGGCTCGGGCCTGCGTCCTTGACCGGCTCGGGTCTCAGCCCGGCGGGCGCGGCGATCGCGCCACCGCCGGTCGCCTGAGTGAGAGGGAATAGATGGCAGGACAGATCCAGTGCGGTCGTCGGACTCGGAAGGACTTCGGGAAGATCCCCTCCATCGTGGAGATCCCGAACCTGATCGAGATTCAGCGGAACTCGTACGAGGCGTTCCTCCAGAAGGACTACGCCCCCGAGCACCGGGAAGAGATGGGCCTCCAGGGCGTCTTCAAGAGTGTCTTCCCGATCACGGACTACAACGAGAACGCCTCACTGGAGTTCGTGGGCTATCACTTCGGCGAGCCGAAGTACACCGTCGAGGAATGCCACGACCGGGGCATGACGTTCGCCATTCCCCTCAAGGTGACGCTGCGCCTGGTGGTCTATGAGCACGACAAGGAAGCGCGCTCCCGCACCGTGAAGGACATCAAGGAGCAGGAAGTTTATCTGGGCGAGCTGCCGCTCATGACCGAGAAGGGAACCTTCATCATCAACGGGACCGAGCGGGTGGTCGTGAGCCAGCTCCAGCGCTCGGCGGGCGTCTTCTTCGATGACGACCGCGGCAAGACCCTCGCCTCCGGCAAGAAGATCTACTCCGCGCGCATCATCCCCTATCGGGGCTCCTGGGTCGAGTTCGAGTTCGACGCCAACGACATCCTCCACGTCCGGATCGATCGACGGCGCAAGATGCTGGTGACCGCGTTCATCCGGGCGTTCTGGTTCCTCGAGAAGAACACCGTCCTCTCCGATGAAGACATTCTGGGCGCGTTCTACGACCTCGAGGAAGTCGTGGGATTCGAGGATGGGCGGGCCCTCGTCAAGCTCGACCCGAGCGTGCACAACGAGGAGACGCGGGTGGCCGAGGACATCAAGCCGCCGCGGCACCGGGAGCCGGTGATCCAGGCCGGCAAGCGCCTCAACGCCAAGGTCGTGGCGAGGCTCCAGGAGCTGGGCGTCGACCGGATCCCGGTCAAGCCCGAGCACCTGGAAGGCCGGCGCACCGGCGGCCGGGTGATCGACCGCGAGACGGGAGAGGTCATCCTGGAGCCCAACCAGGAGCTGACCCACGAGGTCGTGGCGCAGCTGCAGGCTCGGTCGGTGACGCCGTTCAAGGTGATCTACGTCAACCCGGACCGGAATGACGCCTCCATCTACGAGACGCTGGCCCGGGACGGGCACCGGAATCCCGACGAGGCGCTCGTGGAGATGTACCGGCGGCTCCGTCCCGGCGATCCCCCCACCGTGGAGTCGGCCCGGGCCCTCTTCCGAGGGATGTTCCTGGACGCGCGTCGGTACGACCTGGCCCGCGTGGGCCGATTCATGCTGAACAAGAAGCTCGGGATGGAGTCGCCGCTGGCCTGGAAGACGTTGCGCTCGGAGGACATCATCCAGGTGATCCGACGCCTGCTGGCGGTCAAGCAGGAGAAGTATCCGACGGACGACATCGATCACCTGGGCAACCGGCGCGTCCGCTCGGTGGGGGAGCTCCTGGAGAACCAGTTCCGAGTCGGCCTCACGCGCATGGAGCGGGCCGTCAAGGAGCGGATGTCGATCGCCGACATCGAGAATCTCATGCCGCACGACCTGGTCAACGCCAAGCCGGTGTCGGCGGTCGTCAAGGAGTTCTTCGGCTCCTCCCAGCTCTCGCAGTTCATGGACCAGACGAACCCGCTGGCCGAACTGACCCACAAGCGCCGCCTGTCGGCCCTGGGGCCTCGCGGGCTGAGCCGGGAGCGCGCCGGCTTCGAGGTCCGAGACGTCCACCCGACTCACTACGGGCGCATCTGCCCCATCGAGACGCCGGAAGGGCCGAACATCGGGCTCATCTCCTCGCTCTCGACCTACGCCCGCATCAACGAGTTCGGCTTCATCGAGACGCCCTACCGCCGGGTCGAGAACGGTGCCGTCACCGACGACATCATCTTCCTGACCGCCCTCGAGGAGGAGCAGGTCGTCATCGCCCAGGCCAACGCCCAGGTGGACAAGCGGGGGCGCTTCGTGGCCGAGCGCGTGTCGGCCCGGAAGACCGGGGAGTTCAAGCTGGTGCCGCCGGAGGAAGTCCAGTACATGGACGTCTCCCCCAAGCAGCTCGTGTCGGTGGCGGCCAGCCTGATCCCCTTCCTGGAGAACGACGACGCCAACCGCGCCCTGATGGGCTCGAACATGCAGCGGCAGGCGGTGCCGCTGCTGGAGCCGGAGGCGCCGCTGGTCGGCACCGGGATGGAGCACATCGTCGCCCGGGACTCGGGCGCGGTCGTGGTGGCGAAGCGGGGCGGCGTGATCGACTCGGCGGCCGCCGACCGGGTCGTGGTCCGGGCCGAAGCGCGTGGGAAGAAGGCCGATCCGGTCCAGGATCTGCCGCTCGACATCTACAACCTGACGAAGTACCAGCGCTCGAATCAGAACACCTGCATCAACCAGAAGCCGATCGTCCGGAAAGGCCAGCGGGTCACCGCCGGGGAGGTCATCGCCGACGGTCCGGCCACCGATCAGGGCGAGCTGGCGCTGGGCCGGAACGTCCTGGTGGCGTTCATGCCCTGGGGCGGGTACAACTTCGAGGACGCCATCCTGGTCTCGGAGCGCCTGGTGAAGGATGACCGGTACACCTCGATCCACATCGAGGAATTCGAGATCCAGGCGCGGGACACCAAGCTCGGCAAGGAGGAAATCACTCGCGACATCCCCAACGTGTCCGAGGAGGCCCTCAAGGACCTCGACGAGTCGGGCATCGTCCGCATCGGGGCCAAGGTCAAGGCGGGCGACATCCTGGTCGGAAAGATCACCCCGAAGGGGGAGACCCAGCTCACTCCCGAGGAGAAGCTCTTGCGGGCGATCTTCGGCGAGAAGGCCGGGGACGTGCGGGACACGTCGCTGACCGTGCCGCCGGGGATCGAGGGCACGGTGGTGGACGTCAAGGTCTTCTCGCGGCGCGGCATCGACAAGGACGAGCGCGCCAAGTCGATCGAGG of Candidatus Methylomirabilota bacterium contains these proteins:
- the rplJ gene encoding 50S ribosomal protein L10; its protein translation is MPTQAKAETIEELKSSLADARAAVLTEYRGLTVQQLSELRKQLRAAAAEYRVVKNRLARIALEGSPLAGLRAHLTGPTGLVIVRRDPVAVAKALSAFTRTNPALTVKAGVIDGQILEPRELRAVADLPSREALRSQLIGAVQGPMGQLVGLLTAPHRELVHVLAERGKAASGDDATQMAGESHTTTEG
- the rplL gene encoding 50S ribosomal protein L7/L12, whose translation is MATRIEEIAEQLDHLTLLEAAQLSKLLQEKWGVSAAPAAVAAGPGGAGAGAAPAAVEEEKTEFDLVLTGAGEKKIQVIKVVRELTGLGLKEAKAVVDEAPKPVKEKVSKTEAEDMKKKLEEVGASVEIK
- the rpoB gene encoding DNA-directed RNA polymerase subunit beta — its product is MAGQIQCGRRTRKDFGKIPSIVEIPNLIEIQRNSYEAFLQKDYAPEHREEMGLQGVFKSVFPITDYNENASLEFVGYHFGEPKYTVEECHDRGMTFAIPLKVTLRLVVYEHDKEARSRTVKDIKEQEVYLGELPLMTEKGTFIINGTERVVVSQLQRSAGVFFDDDRGKTLASGKKIYSARIIPYRGSWVEFEFDANDILHVRIDRRRKMLVTAFIRAFWFLEKNTVLSDEDILGAFYDLEEVVGFEDGRALVKLDPSVHNEETRVAEDIKPPRHREPVIQAGKRLNAKVVARLQELGVDRIPVKPEHLEGRRTGGRVIDRETGEVILEPNQELTHEVVAQLQARSVTPFKVIYVNPDRNDASIYETLARDGHRNPDEALVEMYRRLRPGDPPTVESARALFRGMFLDARRYDLARVGRFMLNKKLGMESPLAWKTLRSEDIIQVIRRLLAVKQEKYPTDDIDHLGNRRVRSVGELLENQFRVGLTRMERAVKERMSIADIENLMPHDLVNAKPVSAVVKEFFGSSQLSQFMDQTNPLAELTHKRRLSALGPRGLSRERAGFEVRDVHPTHYGRICPIETPEGPNIGLISSLSTYARINEFGFIETPYRRVENGAVTDDIIFLTALEEEQVVIAQANAQVDKRGRFVAERVSARKTGEFKLVPPEEVQYMDVSPKQLVSVAASLIPFLENDDANRALMGSNMQRQAVPLLEPEAPLVGTGMEHIVARDSGAVVVAKRGGVIDSAAADRVVVRAEARGKKADPVQDLPLDIYNLTKYQRSNQNTCINQKPIVRKGQRVTAGEVIADGPATDQGELALGRNVLVAFMPWGGYNFEDAILVSERLVKDDRYTSIHIEEFEIQARDTKLGKEEITRDIPNVSEEALKDLDESGIVRIGAKVKAGDILVGKITPKGETQLTPEEKLLRAIFGEKAGDVRDTSLTVPPGIEGTVVDVKVFSRRGIDKDERAKSIEEEEVGRLEKDYQDEVAIVEMERDQKLKNLLVGKTLIQDLVDGKKRTLGRKGQKIERAWLDELSWDELTKVKVKEDEGLASNIRKIDEKAEEDMEILRTIREEKVARLRRGDDLPPGVIKMVKVYVAVKRKLSVGDKMAGRHGNKGVVSRVLPEEDMPYLPDGTPVEIVLNPLGVPSRMNVGQILETHLGWAARVLGVWIASPVFDGATEDEIKDHLRQAQLPHSGKTALYDGRTGKPFHQEVTVGQIYMMKLAHLVDDKMHARSIGPYSLVTQQPLGGKAQFGGQRFGEMEVWALEAYGAAHTLQEMLTVKSDDVEGRNRIYEAIVKGENFLEPGTPESFNVLVKELQSLALDVELIQRDGKGRA